One stretch of Arachis duranensis cultivar V14167 chromosome 1, aradu.V14167.gnm2.J7QH, whole genome shotgun sequence DNA includes these proteins:
- the LOC107459422 gene encoding putative leucine-rich repeat receptor-like serine/threonine-protein kinase At2g24130 — MMCFLRVTTMFLFLFLDIVNSRVVHGEQNAPLVYDKSSLVSFMLCIVSDPENALESWKSPNVHVCDWSGVKCSNASDRIIELDLSEKSLGGTISPSLGNLSSLKILDLSGNFFVGHIPKELGYLIHLRQLSLSGNFLEGVIPSEFGFLHSLDYLDMESNNLDGEIPTSLFCNGSSLSYIDLSNNSLGGFIPLSNECVLKELRFFLLWSNHFVGHVPLSLSNSTQLKWLDLESNMLSGELPSEIVHNWPQLQFLYLSYNDFVSHDGNTNLEPFFASLMNLSRFQELELAGNRLGGKLPHIIGDLPTSMQHLHLEGNLIYGSIPPHISNLVNLTFLNLSSNQINGSIPSSFCHMIRLERVYLSNNSLHGEIPSELSDIKHLGLLDLSRNKLSGSIPDSFANLPQLRRLLLYDNQLSGKIPPSLGKCVNLEILDLSHNKISGQIPAEVAALASLKLYLNLSSNNLYGPIPLELSKMDMVLAVDLSMNNLSGRIPPQLESSIALEYLNLSGNSLEGPIPYSLGQLPYLEALDVSSNQLSGVIPVSLQLSSTLKILNFSFNKFSGNVSNKGAFSSLTIDSFLGNDGLCGTVIGMESCHKKHSYHLVFLLIPVLLFATPLLCMCRYSMVIKSRVRKRFTVVNKGKLRDEEEETEELHYPKISYGNLREATGGFSSSSLIGSGQFGQVYKGVLLDNTRVAVKVLDTETAGDISWSFKRECQIIRKIRHRNLIKIITICSKPGFKALVLPLMPNGSLERHLYPSHGLSQRLDVVQLVRICSDVAEGMSYLHHYSPVKIAHCDLKPSNILLDEDMTALVTDFGIAKLVKGDDSASTSYSAASFSSTQGLLCGSVGYIAPEYGMGKHASTQGDVYSFGVILLEIVTGRRPTDVLMHEGSSLHEWVKRQYTNQDKLGKLVEEALQRYSSCLPNHHNRTRQDVILELVELGLICTQQNPSTRPTMMDVAQELGRLKDYLTNPNSSCRSENSVK, encoded by the exons ATGATGTGTTTTTTAAGAGTTACAACAATGTTCCTATTTTTGTTTCTGGACATTGTTAACTCAAGAGTAGTTCATGGGGAACAAAATGCCCCCCTTGTGTATGATAAAAGttcacttgtttcattcatgTTATGCATTGTTTCTGACCCTGAAAATGCTCTAGAGAGTTGGAAGTCACCAAATGTTCATGTTTGTGATTGGTCAGGTGTGAAGTGCAGCAATGCAAGTGATAGGATCATAGAGCTTGACCTTAGTGAAAAGTCATTGGGGGGAACCATTTCTCCTTCACTTGGAAACCTCTCTTCCTTGAAAATTCTTGATCTTTCAGGGAACTTTTTTGTGGGTCATATTCCAAAAGAGTTAGGCTATTTAATTCACCTAAGACAACTAAGTTTGTCTGGGAATTTTCTTGAAGGTGTCATTCCCTCAGAGTTTGGTTTCCTTCACAGCTTGGACTACCTTGACATGGAAAGCAATAATCTTGATGGAGAAATTCCAACATCACTTTTCTGCAATGGAAGTTCACTAAGTTATATAGACCTCTCCAATAATTCCTTAGGGGGATTTATCCCTTTGAGCAATGAGTGTGTCCTTAAAGAACTTAGGTTCTTCTTACTTTGGTCTAATCATTTTGTTGGTCATGTTCCCTTATCTCTTTCAAACTCCACTCAACTTAAATGGCTTGATTTGGAGTCAAATATGTTAAGTGGAGAGCTTCCATCTGAGATAGTACACAATTGGCCACAATTACAGTTCCTCTACTTGTCATATAATGACTTTGTCAGCCATGATGGTAACACCAACCTTGAACCTTTCTTTGCTTCCTTGATGAACTTGTCTAGATTTCAAGAACTCGAATTAGCGGGAAACCGCCTTGGTGGGAAGCTACCTCATATTATTGGTGATCTTCCTACTAGTATGCAGCATCTTCACCTAGAAGGAAATCTCATATATGGTTCTATACCTCCACATATTTCCAACCTTGTCAACTTAACTTTCTTGAATTTGTCTAGTAATCAAATAAATGGATCAATCCCCTCTAGTTTCTGCCACATGATTAGGCTAGAGAGAGTTTATTTGTCAAATAACTCATTACATGGTGAGATTCCATCAGAACTTAGTGATATCAAACACCTGGGCCTTCTAGATTTGTCAAGAAACAAGCTTTCCGGTTCAATACCAGATAGTTTTGCCAACCTTCCCCAGTTAAGAAGGCTTTTACTTTATGACAACCAGCTTTCCGGGAAAATCCCACCAAGTCTTGGAAAATGTGTCAATTTGGAGATTCTGGACTTGTCTCACAACAAGATTTCAGGCCAGATTCCTGCAGAAGTTGCAGCTTTGGCTAGCTTGAAACTATACTTGAATTTATCAAGCAATAACTTATATGGTCCAATTCCATTAGAACTCAGCAAAATGGATATGGTGCTAGctgttgatctttccatgaACAATCTATCAGGAAGAATCCCACCACAACTTGAAAGTTCCATAGCACTAGAGTACCTCAACCTTTCTGGTAACTCCTTAGAAGGCCCTATCCCTTATTCATTAGGCCAATTGCCTTATCTTGAAGCACTTGATGTGTCTTCAAACCAGTTGAGTGGAGTAATACCAGTTTCTCTGCAGCTATCTTCCACCCTCAAAATACTCAATTTCTCTTTCAACAAATTCTCAGGAAATGTCTCAAACAAGGGAGCATTTTCATCTCTGACCATAGATTCTTTCCTGGGAAATGATGGTCTTTGTGGCACAGTAATAGGCATGGAAAGCTGCCATAAGAAACACAGCTATCATTTGGTGTTCTTATTGATTCCTGTGTTACTATTTGCCACTCCTCTTCTGTGCATGTGTAGGTACTCCATGGTAATTAAGTCAAGAGTGAGAAAGCGATTCACAGTTGTTAACAAGGGCAAGTTGAGGGATGAGGAAGAGGAAACAGAAGAGCTCCATTATCCAAAAATTTCATATGGAAATCTTAGAGAAGCCACAGGAGGTTTCAGTTCCTCGAGCTTAATCGGTTCAGGCCAGTTTGGACAGGTCTACAAAGGAGTCCTCTTAGATAACACAAGAGTAGCAGTGAAGGTATTAGATACAGAAACAGCTGGTGATATCTCATGGAGCTTTAAGAGGGAATGCCAAATCATTAGAAAGATTAGGCACAGAAACTTAATAAAGATCATCACAATTTGTAGTAAACCAGGATTTAAGGCTCTTGTGCTTCCTCTTATGCCAAATGGTAGTCTTGAGAGGCACTTATATCCAAGTCATGGGTTAAGCCAAAGGTTGGATGTGGTTCAATTAGTGAGGATATGCAGCGATGTAGCCGAGGGAATGTCCTATCTCCACCATTACTCACCAGTGAAAATCGCGCACTGCGATCTTAAGCCAAGTAATATACTTCTTGATGAAGATATGACAGCTTTGGTTACGGATTTTGGAATTGCAAAGCTTGTAAAAGGTGATGACAGTGCCTCCACAAGTTACTCAGCAGCATCTTTCAGCTCAACACAGGGCTTATTATGTGGCTCTGTTGGCTATATAGCTCCTG AATATGGCATGGGAAAAcatgcttcaactcaaggtgaTGTTTATAGTTTTGGAGTGATTCTGTTAGAAATCGTCACGGGGAGACGCCCCACGGATGTACTCATGCATGAAGGATCAAGCTTGCATGAGTGGGTTAAGAGACAATACACAAACCAAGACAAGCTTGGAAAATTGGTTGAAGAAGCATTGCAAAGATACTCTTCTTGTTTGCCAAATCATCATAACAGAACAAGGCAAGATGTTATACTTGAACTTGTGGAGTTGGGACTTATCTGCACACAGCAGAATCCTTCAACAAGACCAACCATGATGGATGTAGCACAAGAGTTGGGAAGATTAAAGGACTACCTCACTAATCCAAATTCTTCATGCAGATCAGAAAATTCAGTcaaatag